From one Kosmotoga arenicorallina S304 genomic stretch:
- a CDS encoding S41 family peptidase, with protein sequence MKSRKIFKMVAITALIASIFVFGAFKSLKYEEMLTKFQPIFEIMNYVQKSYYDVENIDYDTILNETLKGVMKGLKDPFAWYFTPIETNENVIDTKSEYGGIGAVVQYNTEYDCLEVVAPMVDSPAEKAGLLTGDLIVEIDGHLVSETGYYESVNLLRGEPDTKVEVKVLRKGVEEPLMITITRAEIKIKTVKYSHIDYSGNKVGYIRITQFSEPTYEEFQKALSNVINSDGLIIDLRNNPGGLLSSVLRIASLILPEGKTVITIKDREGSKEVYRSWGGYFSELLKAKPMVILVNGGSASASEILTGALKDHGIATVVGTKTFGKAAVQTVYHLSNGGEIWLPTAHYLTPNGSDIHLEGIEPDITVEATISTNNNSELTVSKVELDPDNDVQLKEALKVIEEKLK encoded by the coding sequence ATGAAGAGTAGAAAGATCTTTAAAATGGTTGCTATAACGGCGCTGATTGCCAGCATTTTTGTATTTGGAGCATTTAAAAGCCTGAAATACGAAGAAATGCTCACAAAGTTTCAGCCGATTTTTGAGATAATGAACTATGTCCAGAAGTCTTATTACGATGTGGAAAATATTGATTATGACACCATTTTGAATGAAACCTTGAAAGGCGTAATGAAAGGGCTCAAAGACCCCTTTGCGTGGTATTTTACCCCAATTGAAACTAACGAAAACGTTATTGATACGAAGTCTGAATACGGAGGAATTGGGGCGGTCGTTCAATACAATACAGAATATGATTGCCTCGAGGTAGTTGCTCCTATGGTAGATAGCCCTGCTGAAAAAGCAGGACTCCTTACAGGCGATCTCATCGTGGAAATAGATGGCCATCTTGTTTCAGAAACAGGATACTACGAATCAGTCAATCTCCTTAGAGGAGAGCCTGATACAAAGGTGGAGGTAAAGGTTCTCAGAAAAGGGGTTGAAGAACCTTTGATGATAACCATCACACGAGCAGAGATCAAGATTAAGACGGTGAAATATTCGCACATTGATTATTCTGGAAATAAAGTTGGCTATATAAGGATAACCCAATTCAGCGAACCGACCTATGAAGAATTTCAAAAGGCACTGAGCAACGTAATCAACTCCGATGGTCTAATAATAGACCTGAGAAACAATCCCGGTGGTCTTTTAAGCAGTGTCTTGCGAATAGCAAGCCTGATTCTTCCTGAAGGGAAAACGGTTATCACTATTAAGGACAGGGAAGGATCCAAGGAAGTTTACCGATCCTGGGGCGGATATTTCAGTGAATTGCTCAAAGCTAAACCCATGGTAATTCTAGTAAATGGTGGTAGTGCATCTGCTTCCGAAATCCTTACCGGTGCGTTAAAAGACCACGGTATTGCAACGGTCGTTGGAACAAAGACCTTTGGTAAAGCAGCAGTACAAACTGTTTACCACTTATCTAACGGAGGGGAAATCTGGTTGCCAACAGCGCATTATCTTACACCAAATGGTTCCGACATTCACTTAGAAGGCATTGAACCTGATATAACCGTCGAAGCCACAATCAGCACAAATAACAATAGCGAGCTCACGGTGTCAAAGGTTGAGCTGGATCCTGATAATGATGTTCAGCTCAAAGAAGCCCTAAAAGTTATCGAAGAAAAACTAAAATAA
- a CDS encoding tRNA (adenine-N1)-methyltransferase, which translates to MIRVGDRVLVLTDDGSRYLITLREGSIFGTHLGNILHEEIIGKEYGDTIKIGRSKAHILKPGIVDYVFNLNRRTQIVYPKDMGFIILMLDIKEGDLVIECGSGSGSMTGAFARYVGSKGKVVSYERREKFLERARENIDQLGIGDRVEFKLKDIGDGIDEKGADAFFLDVPDPVPYLSEVLSSLKGGGRLCVLCPTVNQVQSVLESLNEKEVVDIEVWETFIRKMKTNPKRFRPEDRMVGHTAYLIFGVKVSRGGEKYEE; encoded by the coding sequence TTGATTCGAGTCGGTGATAGGGTACTTGTGCTCACTGATGATGGTTCTCGTTATTTGATAACATTGAGAGAAGGCAGTATATTCGGTACACATCTTGGCAACATTTTGCACGAGGAAATCATCGGTAAAGAATATGGAGACACAATTAAAATAGGCAGGAGCAAAGCTCACATCTTAAAACCTGGTATCGTTGATTATGTATTCAATTTGAATCGGCGAACACAAATCGTGTACCCGAAAGATATGGGCTTTATCATCCTGATGCTTGATATAAAAGAAGGAGATCTTGTAATTGAATGTGGCTCGGGTAGCGGTTCAATGACCGGTGCTTTTGCAAGATATGTCGGCTCAAAAGGAAAAGTAGTTTCCTATGAGAGAAGAGAAAAATTTCTGGAACGCGCAAGAGAAAACATCGATCAGCTCGGGATAGGGGATAGGGTAGAGTTCAAATTAAAAGACATAGGAGACGGCATTGATGAAAAAGGAGCAGATGCATTTTTTCTGGATGTTCCCGATCCAGTTCCCTATTTGAGTGAAGTCCTTTCCTCACTCAAAGGCGGAGGAAGGCTTTGCGTTCTCTGTCCTACTGTCAATCAGGTTCAATCAGTACTCGAATCTCTAAATGAAAAAGAGGTTGTTGATATAGAGGTTTGGGAAACCTTTATCAGAAAGATGAAAACAAATCCAAAAAGGTTCAGACCGGAAGATAGAATGGTCGGGCACACTGCTTATTTAATCTTTGGAGTAAAAGTCTCTAGGGGAGGCGAAAAATATGAAGAGTAG
- a CDS encoding metal-sensitive transcriptional regulator — protein sequence MEEISKEDLVKRLKRIEGQVRGLQRMIEEERDCSDILIQVSAVVSALSKVSELVAKSYAHKCIVEMNEKGDISELDALIESIMKLRRF from the coding sequence ATGGAGGAAATTTCAAAGGAAGATCTGGTGAAACGGCTAAAGAGGATAGAGGGGCAGGTTCGTGGTCTCCAACGAATGATAGAAGAAGAACGCGATTGCAGCGATATATTGATACAGGTGTCCGCGGTTGTTTCAGCTTTGTCGAAAGTCTCTGAGCTCGTGGCAAAAAGCTACGCCCATAAATGCATAGTTGAGATGAATGAAAAGGGTGACATCTCCGAACTCGATGCCCTTATAGAAAGCATAATGAAACTCAGGAGGTTTTGA
- a CDS encoding peptidylprolyl isomerase, with translation MHRRHWLRKIQVPVIWAIAVLFAAGVIWWSVATFMSSRNNNPNPASGSLKIEDTVAYLTKAGSPLDDERYWITYTEFTGEVQDALNNLKRQGVVLDPYFGDSQLPSEIDYRYGILTNLVDQKILSYYALDKGIYPTKEELNAKVDEIVNQYISNDQYKLQIEQLYGSVDAFRNLVEKYVAGDLLRTKVVQDVFPNIDNDVKKYFEESKEEIKNQYEKVDASHILVDSEASATEIKSMIESGKISFSEAASEFSIDAQSASLGGSLGSFGHGQMIPEFEEAAFSATPGVIVGPVETQYGYHLIEVATKTTFDTYDELVKSSVYDQVKSDYQNQEFTNWLKEYKTKEAFGYVINEPDLKLYEEYKKADSEEAKTAFFEKLESTLFDSEGNIIISSSFLVPALYVQLADEKLNNLDSEIYKLKDMEKLYESLPATVLSLSTEDIQSKIDELSDSTDDALKTLYSDAKRLKDYEEELGLAEKDAVTERLAELETVKESLNSKFKSVVMFLYENIPYSSKVVEYAYNVDNTNPEIVYRFNEQKYNQNLKPLLMDPSTLESYVNYYKQYFGDSARSFLIDYPLQSIEQELNQKIINPTDVATDLKLNSLFLLVDAYEKLANVYADTPVYQLYLMGEKRYLEELDNLMPGDENINSRISIIEGLLKTPSASPTSEATE, from the coding sequence ATGCACAGAAGACACTGGCTCAGAAAAATTCAAGTCCCAGTTATCTGGGCGATCGCTGTGCTTTTTGCAGCGGGAGTTATATGGTGGTCGGTAGCCACTTTTATGTCAAGCAGGAACAACAATCCAAACCCAGCGAGTGGAAGCCTTAAGATCGAGGATACAGTGGCTTATTTAACAAAAGCCGGCTCTCCCCTTGATGATGAGAGATACTGGATAACTTATACGGAGTTTACAGGTGAAGTTCAAGACGCTTTAAACAACTTGAAACGGCAGGGTGTAGTACTCGACCCGTATTTTGGTGATTCACAGCTTCCCAGCGAGATAGATTACAGGTACGGCATATTAACAAACCTCGTGGATCAAAAGATATTGAGTTACTACGCTTTGGACAAAGGAATATACCCAACAAAAGAAGAATTGAATGCTAAGGTTGACGAAATAGTAAATCAATACATTTCCAACGATCAGTACAAACTTCAGATAGAACAGCTTTATGGTTCGGTAGATGCTTTCAGGAACCTGGTCGAAAAATATGTCGCGGGCGATCTATTGAGGACAAAGGTTGTTCAGGATGTTTTCCCGAATATCGATAACGACGTAAAGAAGTATTTTGAAGAAAGCAAAGAGGAAATCAAGAACCAATACGAAAAAGTTGATGCAAGTCACATACTTGTTGACTCTGAGGCCAGTGCCACTGAGATAAAAAGCATGATTGAGAGTGGCAAAATTTCTTTCTCCGAGGCAGCAAGTGAGTTCTCAATTGACGCGCAATCTGCTTCCCTTGGAGGAAGCCTTGGCAGCTTTGGGCATGGCCAAATGATTCCTGAATTTGAAGAAGCAGCTTTCAGCGCTACTCCCGGAGTCATCGTAGGTCCGGTAGAAACCCAATATGGCTATCATCTCATAGAAGTAGCCACCAAAACCACTTTTGATACCTATGATGAACTGGTGAAGAGTTCTGTTTATGATCAGGTGAAAAGTGATTACCAGAATCAGGAGTTCACCAACTGGCTCAAAGAATACAAAACCAAGGAAGCTTTTGGCTATGTTATTAATGAGCCTGATCTCAAGCTCTATGAAGAATACAAAAAAGCTGATAGTGAAGAAGCAAAAACCGCATTCTTTGAAAAGCTCGAAAGCACACTTTTCGATTCTGAAGGAAATATAATCATTTCAAGCAGTTTCCTCGTCCCGGCTCTTTACGTGCAACTCGCCGATGAAAAGCTAAATAACCTCGATTCAGAAATTTACAAATTGAAGGACATGGAAAAGTTATACGAAAGCCTCCCAGCAACTGTGCTCTCCCTCTCTACCGAGGATATCCAGAGCAAAATTGATGAATTATCTGATAGCACAGATGATGCGCTGAAGACTTTGTACTCAGATGCAAAAAGGCTGAAGGACTACGAAGAAGAACTGGGACTGGCAGAAAAAGATGCCGTCACAGAAAGGCTCGCTGAACTCGAAACAGTGAAAGAAAGCCTAAACTCAAAGTTTAAGAGCGTTGTCATGTTCCTCTATGAAAACATACCCTATTCCAGCAAAGTGGTTGAATATGCATACAATGTGGACAACACAAACCCCGAAATCGTTTACAGATTCAATGAGCAAAAATACAATCAGAATTTAAAACCACTGCTTATGGATCCTTCAACACTGGAAAGCTATGTAAACTACTACAAGCAATATTTTGGAGATAGTGCCAGAAGTTTCCTTATAGATTATCCCCTTCAGAGCATTGAACAGGAGCTCAATCAGAAAATTATCAATCCCACAGATGTAGCCACAGATCTAAAATTGAATTCGCTTTTCTTACTTGTGGATGCCTATGAGAAACTGGCAAATGTTTATGCGGATACACCTGTATATCAGCTTTACCTTATGGGTGAAAAACGCTATCTCGAAGAACTGGATAATTTAATGCCCGGCGACGAAAACATAAATTCAAGAATTTCAATAATTGAGGGACTCTTAAAAACGCCTTCAGCATCACCCACATCAGAAGCCACTGAATAA
- a CDS encoding glycoside hydrolase family 57 protein: MSKGYFVLMLHAHLPYVNHPDFPEFMEEKWLFEAISETYLPLLRVFRKLKQDNIPYKITMSITPPLMEMLSNRDLKRKYLSHISKLIELSEKEVKRTADEHPKKHKMAKFYLEDFKALKELYESINGDIVSAFMEFQRDGNLEIITCNATHGFLPLMARYPEAVNAQIKLGVDTYRKHTGTQPKGIWLAECGYMPGVDEHLKRNNLSFFFVDSHALWFSEPTARYGVYRPVITPSGVFVFARDPESSQQVWSAEIGYPGDSRYREFYRDVGFDREDWYVAPYVDPSGERHNTGIKYHKITSKDVGLNQKDYYDIDEAFNATKEHAHDFATKKRDQIQRLYEAFDGVEPVVVAPFDAELFGHWWFEGPKFIEEFFRAIAGIKEITPATPTEVIGHIKTIQEVTPAASTWGANGYNEVWLNGKNDWIYRHLDEMIEKMIFLAREYYNEKDSLKIRALNQMARELLLAQSSDWAFIMTTGTTVEYAVNRTKTHIKRFNDLLNRLKNNTLDPNELETLEWIDGIFKDIDYRIYAG, from the coding sequence ATGAGTAAGGGGTATTTTGTTTTAATGCTTCATGCACATTTGCCTTATGTCAATCACCCGGATTTTCCCGAATTCATGGAAGAAAAATGGCTTTTTGAAGCCATAAGTGAAACTTATTTGCCTTTGCTGAGAGTTTTCAGAAAACTAAAACAGGATAATATTCCTTATAAAATTACAATGAGCATTACCCCACCACTTATGGAAATGCTTTCCAACCGCGATCTGAAAAGGAAATATCTCTCCCATATTAGCAAGCTCATCGAGCTATCTGAAAAAGAAGTTAAAAGAACTGCTGATGAACATCCCAAAAAGCATAAAATGGCGAAATTCTACCTCGAAGATTTCAAGGCATTGAAAGAGCTGTACGAATCGATAAACGGAGACATTGTTTCAGCCTTTATGGAATTTCAGCGTGATGGAAACCTCGAGATAATAACATGTAATGCAACTCATGGATTTTTACCTTTGATGGCAAGATATCCCGAAGCGGTTAACGCTCAAATTAAGCTCGGGGTTGACACATACCGAAAGCACACGGGTACCCAGCCAAAAGGCATCTGGCTTGCCGAATGCGGTTATATGCCAGGAGTCGATGAACATTTGAAGAGAAACAACCTTTCCTTTTTCTTCGTGGATTCCCACGCCTTATGGTTTTCAGAACCGACAGCAAGATATGGTGTATACAGGCCGGTAATCACTCCTTCAGGAGTTTTTGTGTTTGCGAGGGATCCGGAATCCAGCCAGCAAGTTTGGAGTGCGGAAATTGGATATCCAGGCGATAGCCGTTACAGGGAATTTTACAGAGATGTTGGCTTTGATCGTGAGGATTGGTATGTTGCCCCATATGTTGATCCAAGCGGTGAAAGGCACAACACAGGCATCAAATATCACAAGATAACATCAAAGGATGTGGGTTTGAACCAGAAAGATTATTACGATATCGATGAAGCCTTTAATGCTACCAAAGAGCATGCGCATGATTTCGCAACAAAGAAAAGGGATCAAATCCAGAGGCTCTATGAAGCTTTTGATGGAGTGGAACCTGTTGTTGTAGCCCCTTTTGATGCAGAGCTTTTTGGTCATTGGTGGTTCGAAGGACCCAAATTTATAGAAGAGTTTTTTAGAGCAATTGCCGGTATTAAAGAGATTACTCCTGCAACACCTACTGAAGTGATCGGTCATATAAAAACTATACAGGAAGTGACTCCCGCTGCATCCACCTGGGGTGCCAACGGTTATAATGAAGTATGGTTGAACGGAAAGAATGATTGGATTTATCGGCATCTTGACGAAATGATAGAGAAAATGATCTTTCTGGCAAGAGAATACTACAATGAAAAAGACAGCCTGAAAATTAGAGCCCTTAACCAGATGGCAAGGGAATTGCTGTTAGCTCAATCAAGCGATTGGGCTTTCATAATGACAACAGGAACAACCGTTGAATATGCCGTAAACAGGACAAAAACGCATATTAAAAGGTTCAATGACCTGCTCAACAGACTCAAAAATAATACCCTTGACCCAAATGAATTAGAGACACTTGAGTGGATAGATGGCATTTTCAAGGACATAGATTACAGAATATATGCCGGTTGA
- a CDS encoding DUF4912 domain-containing protein codes for MDQNKLKEFLDSSPSIQEIRKFAKMLGLRIRRTMKKRDLLKLLKKELEMVKSVSSTTSKQHESKEQHPSLPMDFDIPDSYGKDKLVLLPVNPKWVYAYWDFSSGLIQRLLAEKPVLRLHDVTNIIFNGKNAHRTKEIQISSFAGNWYFNVDLSDADYLAEIGYYKSGEFFPLLRSNLVRTPSDHPKFGKTEKWIDLSARKAREVVVSDDEKSFYEKNIGVPVTSFMNPSSEEFVKYLGDHISGGAKHE; via the coding sequence ATGGACCAAAACAAGCTAAAAGAGTTTCTCGATTCGTCTCCAAGCATCCAGGAAATAAGAAAATTCGCTAAAATGCTGGGGCTGAGAATCAGGCGAACTATGAAAAAGCGCGATCTATTGAAGCTACTGAAAAAAGAATTGGAAATGGTAAAAAGCGTTTCTTCTACCACTTCTAAACAACATGAATCTAAAGAGCAGCACCCTTCACTACCAATGGATTTTGATATACCTGATAGTTATGGCAAGGATAAGCTTGTCCTGCTCCCGGTTAACCCAAAGTGGGTTTACGCATACTGGGATTTTTCTTCCGGCTTGATTCAAAGGTTGCTCGCCGAGAAACCGGTGTTAAGGCTTCATGATGTCACAAACATAATTTTCAATGGAAAAAACGCTCATAGAACAAAGGAAATTCAAATTTCATCTTTCGCAGGAAACTGGTATTTTAATGTTGACCTTTCAGATGCGGATTACCTTGCTGAAATAGGATATTACAAATCAGGAGAATTCTTCCCTTTATTACGTTCAAACCTCGTGCGAACACCTTCTGACCATCCCAAATTCGGGAAAACTGAAAAGTGGATAGACCTTTCAGCACGAAAAGCAAGGGAAGTTGTCGTTAGTGATGACGAAAAAAGCTTCTATGAAAAAAACATAGGCGTACCTGTTACCAGTTTTATGAATCCTTCATCGGAAGAATTCGTTAAATATCTCGGAGACCATATAAGTGGTGGTGCCAAGCATGAGTAA
- the hisS gene encoding histidine--tRNA ligase — MIKRIKGTQDIYFEEMKYWHYVENAIREVTRLYAFQEVRTPIFEATELFKRSVGESTDVVQKEMYTFEDKGGRSITLRPEGTASVARAFVENGFVNLGAPIKLYYVGPMFRYERPQAGRLRQFHQIGVETLGSSHPTADYEVIEFAMNLLKKLKIDDAKLYINTVGCTKCRPKYKEALKDYYADKIDGLCTDCKRRYNSNVMRLLDCKIDEGVAANAPSIHTYLCDECSNHFNELQKLLSANDIDYEIDPKLVRGLDYYTKTAFEIRAESLGSQNQILGGGRYDGLVEYVGGKSVPAVGFAAGIERIIMVLKSMGIKPETEEIASIAVLPMLENAFTLAFEYARRLRRKNISVFVDVMDRNLRNRMKHASRIGAKIALIIGEEEIEKGLVTVKILETGAQFKVDGDFMANFIEEKLIEL; from the coding sequence ATGATTAAGAGAATAAAAGGAACCCAGGATATTTATTTTGAAGAGATGAAATATTGGCACTATGTTGAAAATGCCATAAGAGAAGTTACAAGACTTTACGCTTTTCAGGAGGTCAGGACACCAATTTTTGAAGCTACCGAACTTTTTAAGCGTAGCGTAGGGGAATCCACCGATGTCGTGCAAAAGGAGATGTACACCTTCGAAGACAAAGGTGGAAGATCCATAACTCTCAGGCCCGAAGGTACCGCAAGTGTTGCGAGGGCTTTTGTGGAAAATGGTTTTGTAAACCTTGGCGCACCAATAAAACTTTACTATGTTGGCCCCATGTTCAGATACGAAAGGCCGCAAGCCGGCAGGTTAAGGCAATTTCATCAAATTGGTGTTGAAACACTTGGTTCTTCTCATCCCACAGCCGATTATGAAGTAATAGAATTCGCAATGAATCTCCTGAAAAAATTGAAAATCGATGACGCAAAGCTTTATATAAACACCGTGGGATGCACAAAGTGTCGTCCGAAATATAAGGAAGCCCTTAAGGATTACTATGCTGATAAAATAGACGGTCTTTGCACGGATTGTAAAAGACGCTACAACAGCAATGTAATGCGCCTTCTTGATTGTAAGATTGATGAAGGGGTTGCAGCAAATGCACCGTCAATCCACACATACCTTTGCGATGAATGTTCCAATCACTTCAATGAACTCCAAAAACTGTTAAGTGCTAACGATATTGACTATGAAATAGATCCAAAACTGGTTAGAGGTCTGGACTATTATACAAAAACAGCCTTTGAAATAAGAGCAGAATCCCTCGGTAGTCAAAATCAGATACTCGGTGGTGGCCGGTATGACGGCCTCGTGGAGTATGTTGGTGGGAAAAGCGTTCCAGCAGTTGGCTTTGCAGCAGGAATCGAAAGGATAATAATGGTTTTGAAAAGCATGGGGATCAAGCCCGAAACAGAGGAGATAGCTTCCATTGCAGTTCTGCCGATGTTAGAAAATGCTTTCACACTTGCTTTTGAATACGCAAGGCGTTTAAGGAGAAAAAATATATCCGTTTTTGTAGATGTGATGGACCGGAATCTTCGAAACAGGATGAAGCACGCTTCGAGAATAGGGGCAAAAATAGCTCTTATCATCGGCGAAGAGGAGATCGAAAAAGGTCTTGTAACAGTTAAGATTCTGGAAACCGGTGCACAATTTAAAGTTGATGGGGATTTTATGGCGAATTTTATAGAAGAAAAATTGATTGAATTATAG